One window of the Dethiosulfovibrio faecalis genome contains the following:
- a CDS encoding TRAP transporter substrate-binding protein: MRKAITVLCTAALTLTMAWGLPQTAASAKTVMKIGHSMPADTFRQKSLVVFKEIVEKETEGRVEVQLYPSGQLGTEMETLEAVKLGSVEGFRSGGFEEAAPLLEIYSMPFLFSDMEGIHKITRGPLGEEIAKSVEPAGMVILATGDSGLFRQITNNVRPITQPSDLKGLKMRTPPMSTIVKTMEALGANVVSIPFIETYMGLKTGVADGEENPLTNIVSMKFYEVQKYLTLVNYQYHAEMFYVNKAWFDGLDGKDRKILRDAAKEMMLVSDKIVAEDDAKCMTFLKDKMEINSLTSEQHQAFVEAVQPVYEYYIDKGMFTQEMIDRIREAAAK, from the coding sequence ATGAGAAAAGCGATAACGGTGTTGTGCACAGCTGCTTTGACATTGACCATGGCCTGGGGGCTTCCCCAGACCGCCGCATCGGCCAAGACGGTGATGAAGATCGGCCACTCCATGCCGGCCGACACGTTCCGTCAGAAGTCGTTGGTGGTGTTCAAGGAAATCGTGGAAAAAGAGACCGAAGGCCGCGTGGAGGTACAGCTATATCCCTCCGGCCAGCTGGGAACCGAGATGGAGACCCTCGAGGCGGTAAAACTGGGCTCGGTCGAGGGCTTCCGCAGCGGAGGCTTCGAGGAGGCAGCGCCTCTTCTGGAGATCTACTCCATGCCGTTCTTGTTCTCCGACATGGAGGGGATCCACAAGATCACCAGGGGCCCCCTCGGCGAGGAGATCGCTAAATCGGTGGAGCCGGCGGGAATGGTCATACTCGCCACCGGCGACTCCGGACTCTTCCGGCAGATAACCAACAACGTCAGACCCATCACACAACCCTCGGACCTCAAGGGCCTCAAGATGAGGACCCCGCCGATGTCCACCATAGTCAAGACCATGGAGGCCCTGGGAGCCAACGTGGTGTCCATCCCCTTCATAGAGACCTACATGGGCCTGAAGACCGGCGTGGCCGACGGCGAGGAGAACCCCCTCACCAACATAGTATCGATGAAGTTCTACGAGGTCCAGAAATACCTCACCCTGGTGAACTACCAGTATCACGCCGAGATGTTCTACGTCAACAAGGCATGGTTCGACGGACTGGACGGGAAGGACCGGAAAATCCTGAGGGACGCGGCTAAGGAGATGATGCTGGTCAGCGACAAGATCGTGGCCGAGGACGACGCCAAGTGCATGACCTTCCTGAAGGACAAGATGGAGATCAACTCCCTCACATCCGAACAGCACCAGGCCTTCGTAGAGGCGGTCCAGCCGGTCTACGAATACTACATAGACAAGGGAATGTTCACCCAGGAGATGATCGACAGAATTCGAGAGGCAGCCGCCAAATAG
- the kduI gene encoding 5-dehydro-4-deoxy-D-glucuronate isomerase has product MKLDVRHGVHPQDFKCYDTDRLRRDFLITDLFVPGEISMVYSHVDRIITGGACPKEPLKLECGKELGVGYFLERRELGIINVGGAGSVTVDGETFDLKPLDGLYLGMGQKDVTFSSDDPNNPAHMYFSSAPAHTNYPNCYIDIEKAKKVKMGEPEKANVRTINQYIHPDICTTCQLMMGLTQLESGNVWNTMPCHTHDRRMEVYFYFDLPEDGLAMHLFGESSETRHIMVRNEEAVINPSWSIHSAAGTSNYSFIWSMVGENQEFTDMDHIPMEELR; this is encoded by the coding sequence ATGAAACTTGACGTCAGACACGGGGTGCACCCCCAGGACTTCAAATGCTACGACACGGACCGACTGAGGAGAGACTTCCTCATAACCGACCTGTTCGTCCCCGGGGAGATCTCCATGGTCTACAGCCACGTGGACAGGATCATCACCGGAGGGGCCTGCCCCAAGGAGCCACTCAAGCTGGAATGCGGCAAGGAGTTGGGCGTCGGCTACTTCCTGGAGAGGCGTGAACTGGGAATCATAAACGTAGGAGGGGCCGGATCGGTTACGGTAGACGGAGAGACCTTCGACCTCAAACCTCTGGACGGACTCTACCTCGGTATGGGACAGAAGGACGTCACCTTCTCCAGCGACGATCCGAACAACCCGGCCCATATGTACTTCAGCAGCGCCCCGGCCCACACCAACTACCCCAACTGCTACATCGACATAGAGAAGGCCAAGAAGGTAAAGATGGGCGAGCCGGAGAAAGCCAACGTCCGCACCATCAACCAGTACATCCATCCCGACATCTGCACCACCTGCCAGCTCATGATGGGACTCACCCAGCTGGAGAGCGGAAACGTGTGGAACACCATGCCCTGCCACACCCACGACCGCAGGATGGAGGTCTACTTCTACTTCGACCTTCCAGAAGACGGCCTGGCCATGCACCTCTTCGGCGAGTCATCCGAGACGAGACACATCATGGTCCGCAACGAAGAGGCGGTAATCAACCCCAGCTGGTCCATCCACAGCGCCGCCGGGACCTCGAACTACAGCTTCATCTGGAGCATGGTCGGCGAGAACCAGGAGTTCACCGACATGGATCATATACCTATGGAAGAGCTGCGTTAA
- a CDS encoding IclR family transcriptional regulator translates to MEKQGIRVLQRLFDILSYLSERNDYAGIKEISEGTGLSRTTVHRILGTCEENYVVLKDEIGRYRLGPRSLEWANSYQLQTGLAKIARPHLKELIQDLKETVHLFIYEKGEAFYLEKMHSYSPTGMDSRIGSRLELYSTSAGKAILAALPEDEFELYMEATEFQPKTEKTEVDKDRFRSEIAQVRARGYGIDDQENDLGVRCIGSAVMDKSGYPVGAVSLTGPIFRVTDEKIEPLGKRILATARLISYQLGYSAS, encoded by the coding sequence ATGGAAAAACAGGGGATCCGGGTGCTGCAAAGGCTTTTCGACATACTCTCCTACCTGTCTGAACGGAACGACTATGCCGGAATAAAGGAGATATCCGAGGGAACCGGGCTATCCAGGACCACGGTACACCGCATCCTGGGAACCTGTGAGGAAAACTACGTAGTTCTGAAAGACGAGATCGGTCGCTACCGCCTGGGCCCCAGAAGTCTGGAGTGGGCCAATTCGTACCAGCTCCAGACGGGACTGGCCAAGATCGCCAGGCCCCATCTAAAGGAACTCATTCAGGACCTGAAGGAGACGGTTCACCTCTTCATCTACGAAAAGGGAGAGGCCTTCTACCTGGAGAAGATGCACAGCTACAGCCCTACCGGGATGGACTCCAGAATAGGATCGAGGCTCGAACTCTACAGCACCTCGGCGGGCAAGGCCATACTGGCGGCCCTGCCGGAGGACGAGTTCGAACTCTACATGGAGGCCACCGAGTTCCAGCCTAAGACGGAGAAAACCGAGGTGGACAAGGACAGGTTCAGATCGGAGATAGCCCAGGTCAGAGCGAGAGGTTACGGAATAGACGACCAGGAAAACGACCTGGGAGTCCGATGCATAGGGTCGGCGGTGATGGATAAATCCGGATACCCCGTCGGTGCGGTCAGCCTGACCGGCCCTATATTCAGGGTAACCGACGAAAAGATAGAACCTCTGGGAAAGAGGATCCTGGCCACGGCCAGGCTCATATCCTATCAGCTGGGCTACAGCGCCAGCTGA
- the kduD gene encoding 2-dehydro-3-deoxy-D-gluconate 5-dehydrogenase KduD, producing MILENFSLSGKTALVTGARTGIGQGIAIGLAQAGADIVGLGHSAMPETKKAIEALGRDFTLYEMDLVGSNRAGLNEMVDRIWTEVGGLDVLVNNAGIIRRADLLDFDEKDWHDVININQNALFFLSQAVAGHMVKDGRKGKIVNIASMLTFQGGIRVPSYTASKSAVAGITRAMANELSPQGIQVNAIAPGYISTNNTAALRADETRNAEILGRIPAGRWGTPEDLAGMAVFLASAASDYVTGSIFPVDGGWLSR from the coding sequence ATGATCCTGGAAAACTTCTCCCTTTCGGGAAAAACAGCCCTGGTAACCGGAGCCAGAACCGGAATCGGTCAGGGTATAGCGATAGGTCTGGCCCAGGCGGGAGCGGACATAGTCGGCCTGGGACACAGCGCCATGCCGGAGACAAAGAAAGCGATCGAGGCCCTTGGCAGAGATTTCACCCTCTACGAGATGGACCTGGTCGGATCGAACAGAGCCGGACTCAACGAGATGGTCGACCGTATATGGACCGAGGTCGGAGGGTTGGACGTGCTCGTCAACAACGCCGGGATAATCCGCCGGGCCGACCTGCTCGATTTCGACGAAAAAGACTGGCACGACGTCATCAACATAAACCAGAACGCACTGTTCTTCCTCTCCCAGGCGGTAGCGGGCCATATGGTAAAAGACGGCAGAAAGGGCAAGATCGTCAACATAGCGTCGATGCTCACCTTCCAGGGGGGCATAAGGGTGCCGTCCTACACCGCCAGCAAATCGGCGGTCGCCGGTATCACCAGGGCCATGGCCAACGAGCTCTCGCCCCAGGGCATACAGGTCAACGCCATAGCCCCGGGCTACATCAGCACCAACAACACCGCGGCCCTCAGGGCCGACGAGACCAGAAACGCCGAGATACTGGGCAGGATACCGGCTGGACGGTGGGGAACGCCTGAAGACCTGGCGGGAATGGCGGTCTTTCTGGCCTCCGCCGCCTCGGACTACGTCACCGGATCGATATTCCCGGTAGACGGAGGCTGGCTATCCCGCTAA